CcctttctcatggaaggcaacaTCACTCATATTtgaccaaaaactaaaagagcattacaTGGGAAAAGTAATTTAAGTGCATGACGAAAGGGGATAAACTTAACCAACCTATGCACACGGCTGGACGtacactctctctccctctggtTGTACCAATTTTTCCCCTTCAATCATGAAGTTACCATGGAATGACTCATAATATCATATTGTACCGCTGGACTCATTTTATCACACTACTGAAATGTCATAAGTCCACCGCTGTTCTACAGTTAGAGCCACAAACTATGAAGATAACTCATTGACACTACACGGTTGGAGCTACAAACTGTGAAGCTTATTAATGATATACGGTTGGAGCCAAGGATCATATAAAGAACAAAGTGATGTTGTACAGCTATAGTCAAAAACATACAAGATAAGTCAAAATCTCCCTATCTTCAAGATTACATTATTAAGTATATGttaattcattattattgtaCCGCTGGATGCAAGTTACTTTAATATCATCTCACTATCTAATAAAACATGGTCTCACTAATACTTCATTAATTAATatacatattaataaattgatctACCACcgttgtatatatattatttggacacATACCACCGATTGACATATATTTGGACATAAAACATTGTTAGACATGCCTTATTTGGACATAGACCATTGCTAGACATACCTTATTATATTGGACATGAGTTATATCACAGTTGGAGATAGACTATTGGACTCATTCCATCATTGGACATTTGAtacctaattaattattttctaatattggACGTCACTtaatatacataataataaCGTATCAACTCAccattcaattaaaattatcaTGCTAagcatattatttatttatttatttcaaacatTGTCATGATTCTAATACTTTGggctttatctattttgtaggcttaaaaataTACTAGAAGCCATTGGTCTATGCAACCCAATGTCAAGTTCCGGATTAAACTCCCTAAAACAAATCCAAGCTTAGCAAAGTCACACCTCCAATGAAAGACATGTGGCTATTCGCAAAAACCGCCCCCGACACTTATGAACAATCTCGAGTTTGCCTGACAAGTAAATGAATCAAGCTTGAACATGTAATCATGTTTGGTAATGAGCTCAAGCTCGAACcgtgttcaaaataaaattatatgaacAAGCTTGAACCTTTAATACTCAATTTGGCTGGGCTCGTTTATAACCCTATTTTTGTGACAATTGAGAAAGGTCCTAATATATGGGGTTGGTTTAAGGCTGCTTTTTGATATCCACAAATTATGGGAACTTTTAACTATAATCCTAAAATTCCTTTAAATTTGTATGAGAGATGAcatgattatatatttatttgaaattggTTATATATACCGTGGGTGCCCGGGGACCGAGGATGAAGTTGACGAGTCGTAGTATAAGTGTGGGGATGCCGCGGTCTACGAGCCCAAGGAGGGAAGTCACCTGAGGAGAGGAAGGGATGAGTCAAAGGACTCTGAGGCATTCCAGGTGGAAAGAAGGATATGAAGAGAGAAAATCAGTGATCGTAGGGGAAGTTTCTAGTTTGGAATAGCCTGTTGCCTCCtcattaaatggtgggcaaTAGCTTTGTTAGCTGCATTGATTAGAAAGTGATTTGAACAATGTAAGTCATAGTTAAGCAGActctttccaccaccttcttcagATGTAGAAAGAGACAAGTGTCATGAGAGGAGGCTTGTTAGGTAAGGATGGATGGTTGAGATATGAGGTAaggagaagtatataagaaaatgAGGGTTTATAGAAAAAGAGATCAAGACACAAGTATCAAGATTTAgagaagaaacaagaagaaCACTAGAAAAAAGGGGAGTGAATAGTAACATTTCTGATGTAAATGTGGCCTCCTCGGGCAAGCTTGTTTTGAGATGTTCATCCCTTAAATAATATCtgcatttttttccttattttcctcCTAGGGCGGAGCCCCCCTTAGTTGTTTGTTTCCCTCTCttataaattcattattttgggCCACTGTTGGACTGATCCAGCTACTATTCTAAGTGAGCTTGGATGCGCAAGTTTTTTTGGTCCCTACATGTACCTTTATTCCTGTGAACCAAGGTGTAATACATTTTGTATATTTAGAGTATTCACATCAATTTTAATAGTGGGTTTTAATTAgctcaatttataaattttttatttatttattgttgaataagaaatttggatTTCAAACCTTGCACACTCTAAAAACTTATTAGTATCTTAATTCGATAATAAAAGCAATCGAAGGTGGACAGAATAGGTTTAAGTTCTACTatatctattaaaaataaaatcaatctcAATGCAATTTTGGCtacatatatcatttttttccttaaaaaacttaaattcacATACacctaattacaaaaaaaaacaaaaaacaaaaaacaaaaaaatcacatacACTTACATCAagctcaatatttttttctctattaaaatatattattttttctatctcaaatatatatataggctaaaatgcaaaactcattCTTTaagtttcacaatttttcatttcattcttataaatttgagttttgtcattttagtcttcTAAAATTCATTTCTTTCTAATTAAGTCTTCTGttaattttctattaaattttgcCGTTAACTTACCATGTTATTCAAGATCCAACCCAATGAAGTCCTTCGTCTTCATCTAAGTTATTCAAGATTCTTATCTGCCCCATTACAATCCTTATATTCTTGACAATTTTCGCTACATTTCCAGACCCAAATAAATCCCCTTGAATCCTTATTTTAGCTACACCTTCTCGTACTCTGCTCAATGCTTCTCCATGGTTTTCACACCCACAAACAAATGGGCAACAAAAGTTGTGCTTGTTAATGAAATTGTCTTCATCTGCAAGAGCAATAACTTCGCTCTCATCGATGTAATCGACCCCAATGGCTTCAAGAATTTGAGCCTCGACAAAATGGCCGACCCGAGCACTAACCATTTTGGGGATCAAAGCAATGCACTTGATTTCCTTGATGAGAGATGGGTTTGGCATGTGAGAAATGCCTTGTTGAAATGGGTTCGACGCAATGAGACAACATGCACCAGCTTGTTCGGCATTTGTGGCTTCGACAATGGCTTCGCCGCGTAGCATTTGGGTTAGCCCAGCCTTGAGGAAAAATGGGTTTGTCTTGGCGTCTGTGATGGCGATGCTATTGTAGTCCGTGACGACACTATCTTCAGCCATCGCACCAAGTGTTTATGAAATGGCCTGAACCAAAAAatgattagaaaagaaaatgaaatgagaaACAAGGAATGGTTGGCTTTTGGTaacaggaaaaaataataataatatatattaactaAGGTCTAAAACTGTGCCGTTTTGGTAAGTTAACGGCAGAAATTAACAGCAAGTTAACAGAGGATTTAATTGAGAAAGAATGAAACttagaagactaaaatgaaaaatggtgaaacttagagggttagttttgcattttagccaaaaatatattattattgattttatatCTCTTCCCCACCTTCCCGATCACAGCAACATCATCTTCTCATTCGCATACCCACCTTCAACAACACCTTTAAAAACCCGCTTTCTATTTCTCATCTTCATCCTCCATCTCTGTCGCTGTGTACAACATGATTGAATCACCAAGTACCCATGCCTTTCTAACCGCAATGCCACCCTTGAAACATTATTGTTTTCCATTGACGTTGCCATTAACATCAATTAGCGTCACAGACAATCTACAAGCTGAAAGTTTCAATGTCGTTACTAGAAATGATGTCGTTCCTAGTTACGTGTCAATTTAGAGCAGTGATTAGAGCAAAACATAATGCCATCTCTCCTTGCAGAtcctggagagagagagagagagagagagagagagagagagagagagagagagagagagagagagatttaaatttttttttttttttaaaaaaaaagatatttgttgatattttgataaagagTGTCTCAATAAGTGTATTTTGACATTGTCCATTGAGTCCTTCACAAAATTTTGGGACAAAATATTAAGACTGATACaagagaagttttttttttttcttgagagagttttaacctatgacgtccACTTTGaataatagctttttattatcaaaccaaaacaccaatcagtttttagtataGAAGGGAATTGAACCTCAGATtttttatacaaccatcagagactttaacagctgagctaattggaacccacaatACAAGAGAACTTTAGGTGAGTTATTTAgtcatatttttattgaaaaattaagTAATGCTCTTGGAGTATGTATTAATTTCCTGAGAATCCTCTATTAGAACATTCATAATGGACTCAACAAaccaacttttttttcccaaatattGGTTACCTAAACCCATTCACTGGTCTCTAACCAACCTGCTACCAACTCAATAAATTCAAGTTGTAGTAACTCAACAACATTGTTGAGTATTGTAGTGttgttaaataaattttcacctttttattttgttttatttttatttcctccCAATtgtagatctctctctctctctctctcaaccgaTCAACACTTTGAGGAGTGCATGCCACTGCTTGCTCGAGGAGTAGCTTGTCGTTGGTGCCAACAAAGGATTGAAGTGGTATTTCAACTATTAAGAACATAATGTTGTCTTGGTCTCCGAAGTCGCCGCCACTATTAAGAATAGCTAAGCAAAGTTAAAGATGACTATGGATGAAGCTACTTTGAAGATTAATGGTCTGTTTATATTAAGGGGGAAGGAGGGGGTgtagagtagagtaaatttagcacataattagtttatttttagccaactctatTCTATTCCCCtccactccccctccttcccccctccatccaaacaggccataaggaTTTAGGTGTAGGTGAatggagaaggaaaaagaaaaggctagcCCTTCTCTCTTTGAGTTTAGGGTTTGTGCAAGTGATGTGGACTTCACTTTTGTAGGGTGCtgtttgaggatttttttttgaatgaaaattggTTTATGTGAATCAATTTGAGGATTTAGGTGAATAATGTGCAGCTAAGGCCTGATTAGCAAGagaatttttgttcttgttttcaaaacagtataaaaacaaattttaaaaatttgaacttgaaactagtttttagataataatttttatattttacatgttTGGCTCccatttttaagaacaattttcaaaatactaaaaacaaaaaataattgattgggggaccatttttatttttgagattttttataaaaaaaaaatttacaaaaagtaACGTGTAGAATctatagattattatttttatatatagataatgcTAAAGAAATAGagctcatcattttttttaatgataagtttcaaatttgaagtgtaggaattctttttgtgataaagataaGCCCCTTAGtttaagagataaaagagtTTGGATAAATATGTGAGGTtcactattttcaatttatttacaactatgttactaaaaacattttttgtatcCTGAAAACAACCCTTAGCCGTTTTCAAAATCCTATTTTAAATCAAGAAAATAGGatacaagtttttgaaaactgtatttaaaaaatattagcctaacaataaattcaagtgtgggacccaccattttatggattgtaaaacaaaaaactatatttaaatactcttacCAAATAAATTCTTAAGTTCGGGTCTTTGTTTAGggcttttgtatttgattaACTAATtgatttgatgatttgttttatgttttgaaatttgaaattttgggatGAGAATGTCATTGGTGAAGAAATTTTCAGATTTGTGAAAAATGTGATcatttggtaaaaataaaaataaagaaataatattttaatagaatttagaaaaaaaaaaatttatggcgTTATCTCTTTGATATTGCTTCAAGATatcaattgatttatttttaatgtaagtAGGATTCAATACTTCAGTACAACTGAAAtgcacataataataataataatattattattatgtgaaaTTGAGCACTCACTATTTAAAACTATTACGGTATTATTTACCAATCTAAACAATGGACATGATAAtttaataagaattatacatttcaataataaaaataatagcaGAAGTTTGGTCAAAAGTACAAACTTCATCTCACAATGCCACATAAAAATTCACTTTATTCCTTAATGGTAGAAGACAGACTGGCAACAAAATTTTGTCTTTGCTAAACTTTTAGGGATCACAGCCATTACAAATTGGCAACAAAAATAATTCTCATGCTTCAAGTTCATAATttgtgtaaaagaaaaaaaaaagttaaataacaTCTTAAGTTTCATTATTACGACTGAATCCTTCATCATGACTCCTTAATATTAAATGTTTACAATTAATCATTAATAGGAAGATAAGCACGGTCAtctgttcataaaaaaaaataaaaaaaaaataaaaaaaagaaaaagaaaaagaaaagataaacaCCAGCACCACACAACCAAGTATATACTTtaaaaagcatatatatatataaacagagTATTTGGGTGACACACCTCGCCCATGTGACGAGTTGTGGAGTTGTGGTTGGTGAAGGGGTGATAGTGGGTCTATGTGGGGACACCCCCTCTACCAATCTCAACTCACCACATGCGCGAGTTGCAGCACTAGAATTATCCATGAAAAATTGTTGATAAAAAGATAaaggctaaaaatgaaaattacacCCTCtaagtttaattaaaatttatataatttttctaacTTTACTTCCATTCAATTGTGtccttcaaattcaaataattcaATTCAAGCATTCCGTCCAATTTCGTTAAAaattaccattaaaaaaatatatttctcacatgaaaaaatatataaagttaataaagatatttatatattttttatgtaagaatttttttttcattagttaattgcatacttaacggaaaatttttaatagaattgGATGAAATGTctgaattaaataaatttgaaacttataggACTCAATTGaatgaatataaaattaaaggactaaaataaatttatgttaaaTTTAGAGAGTGCAATTTGTATTttggccaaaaaataaaaataaaagaggaagatGAGAGCGATAGAGTAATTACTAATTAGGAGCATTTACGAAGaggatgggggggggggggaaggcaTGAGAGAGACGGTCCAAGACCACTCTCCTTGTTTTTTCCCAGTGGTAAATTTATACGGAGGATGGGAAAGGATTTTACTCTCTCAAGCAGCACCAAAAATTAATGTCTTTCAGTTCATCATTTTCTTAGAagcaatattatttttatttatagcgTCTATTCTATGATTACTACTTTTTATCATCATGCCAAGACACTATCTTTGAGGGTGACTCTGAGCTTGTTTGTAAGGCTCTTACCCTTGAGGGCTCTTCTCTCTCACCCTTTGGATTTATCATCACAGACATTATGTCCATTGCTAGTTCGTTTTTGAACCACTCATTCTCTAATACTAGGAGGCTGGGTAAGTTTGTTGCTCATGACAAGAGAGCTAGACTTTCTTTTCTGTTGTTAGTCTGAATGGAGTCTTGTTTTCAAAGATAGTTAATTTCCTTATTCTTTGAGGTTGcagttttttaataaaaagcaGCAATGACcttttccttgaaaaaaaaaaaaaaaaactaatttttagtgTAAGCCGCGATTCAAACTCCcaaaggcgtaaatgcacttttaatccctacattttgacccaatttctattttggtctctacattttatttttaccacttttagtctctaaatcaattaacgcgtgacatttaagtccttaccgtcacccaactaacagaaaatgctgacgtggcaaacAGAATTTACTGTTGGGCTGACAttgccaataaaataatatttaaaaatgacaCGTCtgcataaaataataattaaaaaagacacGTCAGCATCCactaatattttgattttttaaattaatttatcaatttaaacaaaatgaaaaatgaaaaaaaaaaattagaatctaGAATACACTAACCCCACAAACCCAGACACAACACAATGCAAAAGGAAGTCTCATGAACCATACCTCTCCAATCAAACGCCTAATCTGAATTCCTCTCATTTCCGATGGCCAACGTGTCGGTGGCCGCCAAGTGGCAACTTCTCGGAGACCGTTACTACCAGAAACTGGAACTCTACCACCCGATGCAGTGGAGGCACATCAATCTCAGCCGCCACAAAGTCGCTTGTGCCCCATTCTGCGATCCGGTCACACTCATCTGCGACGATTCCAAGATCGTCTAGCTCTACTTCGAGTCCGCGCTCCGAAAGCTCCGCCTCTTCAACTCCACCAGCGTTTCCCTCTCCGATGTCGTTTGGAAGAACCTCGGCAGTCGCTTGATCCATAAATTTTGCCttttgttatgatttgaaaCAAGGTGTAGGTTGCTGTTGTTGGAAAAAAATGGTAGATCCGAAATGTAGGGTTCGAAAACGAAGCGGATTTAAGCGTAGACGACCCAAATGATTCGAGCCATGTGTCCGACGCTTTTGTCGAAGCCTTTATTCCACAACGAGGTTTCTTTGTAGTGTTTCACTTGTTTTCTCTGAACCTCAATTTTCTGCTTTATGTATTCCAAGTTTTGAGACAGATAGCGTTTTTCCATTGCTCTATTTTTCGCTCCGAtgcaatgagagagagagcggCGTAGCTTTTCTGATAAGAATCTCGGTCCGGTTCCGTCTCGATGGAAGGGAGCTTGTTGGTGGGTGTTGGATTCAATTGGGTTTGTTGGTTGGGATTgcagggtttgttgttgttgttgttgttggtctgatcggtgtgggtttgttgttgttggtttagGTGTGGTTTGATGTTGTTGGTTTAGGTGTGGTTCGGTCTGatctattttgttgttgttgttgatattcaTGTTCTTCATTCTGGATTTGAATAGGTTTGATGTTCATtttcttgattctgggtttgatgttcatattcttgattctgggtttgttgttattgatgttcatgttcaattttttgtttttaattttttttatttaattaaaattaatttaaacgctgatgtggcaattttttaatgtcaatatagatttttttaattattattttactgtgccgttaaccacgtcagcattttcagTTAATTGGGTGACGGTAAATTTGATGTTCATTTTCTTGATTGGGTGACGGTAAATTTGAACAAGTTTGATGTTCATtttcttgattctgggtttgatgttcatatttttgattctgggtttattgttgttgatgttcatgttcaattttttgtttttaattttttttatttaattaaaattaatttaaacgttgatgtggcaattttttaatgtcaatatagattttttaattattattttactgtgctgttagccacgtcagcattttctgttagttacGCATTAATTAGTTTAAGaactaaaaatagtaaaaataaaatataaaaactaaaataaaaatcgagtcaaaatataaagagtaaaaatgtatttacgctaattttttattcaacgtTAAAAACTTTACCCGTGGAAGTATCCTATTTACTTGAGacccttttttttctcattaaaaaacgaaaaaagagaggaggaaGTATATCGTCTTTAAAATGGCATCTAAAATTGTCGAAATCTTCCACGTGGGTTCACATGTTGTGTCTGCTAACAAGTACAAGTAATGGGAAAAGAATGTAACGTTGGCGGGAAAGGGTTATCCCTATAATAAATGCCTTGAGTTAAGATCCTTCCTTAACATCACAAAAGACTCCATCCACCCAATTTGATATCGCTGGACACCATGAGATGTGACCAACCAGCGGGGACCCAGGAATGATGCTATGATACTGACTTCGTCCACCGGTTTCGTTGTAATTACGACTACCTCTCCTCACTTTTCAATGTTCAactatcatttttgttttctctaaattttcaaTTGCTATTTTTAACCGAGACTCTAAATCTAAATTCTCATTTCCCTaaatattgaattatcaaaaaaataaattatatttgttttaattaattcatatatttcacttgaaaaaaggggggaaaaaaagccACATTAGTTAGCCTATGCAAATTTTCAgctaaagctttttttttattattaaagtaATTTTAAAGATCCTAACCCTAATCTCATGGACAAGGTTATGAAAGTCAGCAATTGAggataaaatcataaatttgttGAGGTCAACTACAAAAACTAAGTTGGAGGCATTTGCTTTGCTATTGTTGGTGACGGAAACAATAAAGGGAAAGGGTAAATTTTCCTCACGCCCCCCATTATTCAATTACACATCTCTCTTTTTCCTCAATCCAAGCATAATTTTCCTCTTTGCACATGATGTTTGATTGTTTGTCAAACAATAAAGATTGTCGATAATTTGCCATGGTTGACAATGAATTGTTCAAGCCTATCGTCTCCTTGAATCTTGACAATGTGATATGCATCCCCAAGgacctctctcttctcttaacCATTGCTATGTgtgattgtttatttatttatttataaaatatattttataaatttttgtctAATTATTGTTTGGATAATGGATAATAGAGGAAAAATCGAGgaacgtaatttttttttttgggtttttactgagaaatttcaacaaaaaggaTGGTTAAGAAATTGGGATCTGATCAGAAATTCAACAAGATGTAGCTACCTTTCCCTATTTTTTTAGGTGAATAAATGAATTTAATACTTTATtgccaaagaagaaagaaaagtagaGAGGAACCGACTCCATCTACAATTAAACGTTCCAAACCTAACTAGGGACCCTTTCCTAGCTTGTTGGTGGTTCGACTTCAACATTCTATATTGGAAGgctaatattttatatttcaccGTAGTTTCTTGAAgaacctaaaaataaataaaagcccAATTTTGAACCTTGGTTGAGAGGTAGACCTTATGAACTAGTTTGATAATTAATGTATGGCAGTATAGGAAAATGCCAGCAGTTGTGGCCGGGCTCTTAGATTTTGTGGAATTTTGTGACCAGATTTGGAAACTTGTACCATTTCTTTCCTGGTTGCACCTttgtttattttacatttttttagaggaatttttttttttccagatttagGCCCacggtaatatatatatatatatatatatatatatatatatatatatatatatataattttttttttttttttttgagtaagaAGACCTCGAGTATTATTAAAAATCAGAGGTTAAATTAGACTGAACAAAAGGAATGACTAAGAGAGGAGCATCCTCCGTCCACATAACACAATCTGTAAAATTAGCAGCTAACTTAACCAAAGTATGCACTACTTTGTTGCCATCTCTCTTTGTACGACGGTAGGACAATTCAGAAAAGTTTCTTGCAAATACATAGGCATCTTGTACCAGCAAACCATAATAGGCCAGACTGGAATTCTTCGACATCAAAGCTTGCACCACCATCTTTGAATCTCCCTCAACCACAACTCAGTCGATACCAATCTCCAGAGCAAATTCCAAGCACGCATAGCCGCCATTGCTTCAATCTCAACTGCTAAATAGGCTTGATTAACTAGTTGTGTCAGAGAAGCGATTACCAAGCCCTCCTGATCTCAAATTACAACCTCAATGCCCGACTTGTTAGAACTTTTGAAAATAGCTCCATTGTAATTAATCTTGAAAAGATTAGGGGAAGGAGGCACCCATCGTACTGGTTGCTACTGATAGGGCTGAGTAGGGACCTGACCCACCTGACTTGACCCAATGGGTTTTGGGCGGGTTTGAGAATATTTGGGTCTGTTgatcaaattattttttggttttgggttggGTTCAGGTTCATATAAATATACCTTTTGGACCCAAACTAATCTGATATCTCATTGCTTTATTTATCTCAAGGAGGAAAGCAATTTGGTTTCAGCAAGATCTTTAATAGATTGGATTCTAAGGTAAAAATGTTTTTACTCAAATGAGGTTGCTTCTGCTTTCATCctaggtttgattttttattatatattttttatgtgaatatcctgtttgggttttattttcttgcattttgtGATCTGGGTTTGGCGTGAATCTTACTCAAATGGGGTTGCTTCTGATTTTGTTGTGggtatgaatttttattttatttttttgatgtgaATATCCTGTTTGAGTTTTATTTCCTTGCATTTTATGATCTGGTTTGGCTTAAATCTTACTCATATGGCGTTGCTTATGTAATACTGGTTAAATGATCTACAACGAAAATAGGAAATACCCAGAttaattttttgggtatttgttgacctgggtttgtgtttaagtTCTTATAGATATCATGTGTAAagtatttcaaataaaaaggtTACAAAGAAATGTGTAAAGTCTTTCAAATAAAAaggtttttcatttgataagtCAATGAATAGGCTTAAGGGGCCAGACCAAAAATGAGCGAATCTAGCTAAGTTCTCTAATGAAGTGAAAAACGACTTGATTTGCAAAAATCATGATTATAACTCTTTAAGTAGGTTAATTATTTATGCATATACATCAATAAATGTTATCTGTTACTCTTATTTTTGGTGAATTATGTGATTTGTTAATATATCATGATTAATGCTATCTCTTGAATGTGAGATGACTATGAAAGAGGTTGAAGcggttttgtttatttttagttgGGCTTACAGTGAATGAGTCCTTACTGTAACTAGTGGTTGTTAGGTAGCTAGTAGTACCTTTTGGATTGTCAATGATGGACTAGTGACTGTTAGGTAACTAGTAGTACTTTTTAAATTGTCAATtatgtaattttctttatttgattggaTTTTCATTAGTTCCTTGCCGGTGGCATCTTGTTTCTGTGGCTTTCAGAGTACTTATGTCATTCTGATCTTTTGGTTATAATATAAGCCTTTCCTTCATTCTAGTATGCGCAGAAAGATCCAAAGCATTTATTTTTGGCACAGCTATTTGATAAACCCTGCTTTCTAGGACCACTTGCATTACGGGTAATCCTTATTTTCTGTTGGCTAAGTTTGGAGCATTATGTCATTTAACAAACTTCCAGCAATAAATTGTGACATCTTTACCTTAGACAATGCTGTCTCCAttgcaaatataaaaaattttgaaacaattaTATGTATGTTTGTTGATGTTCATTTTTTGACAAAAGGATCCAATGGCAAAAGAAGTCCAACAATAtgaaaaaggaggagaaagaaaTTAGTAAAATAAAGA
This genomic stretch from Castanea sativa cultivar Marrone di Chiusa Pesio chromosome 1, ASM4071231v1 harbors:
- the LOC142622375 gene encoding pyridoxal 5'-phosphate synthase-like subunit PDX1.2 produces the protein MAEDSVVTDYNSIAITDAKTNPFFLKAGLTQMLRGEAIVEATNAEQAGACCLIASNPFQQGISHMPNPSLIKEIKCIALIPKMVSARVGHFVEAQILEAIGVDYIDESEVIALADEDNFINKHNFCCPFVCGCENHGEALSRVREGVAKIRIQGDLFGSGNVAKIVKNIRIVMGQIRILNNLDEDEGLHWVGS